ttttaaacagtggtGTGCTGATAACATTGAATGAGACACTCAGTATAAAACCCATAAAATTGCTATATAGATGTGGTGAATATAATGAGACACAGCAGACAAAATTATCAGATATTCACTGCGGTCCTGTATGCGTTAAATGTTATCACGTGATCGAATCAAAATGGCCGCCCTCCGGTCCGAAGCCCTCCGAAAGAGTTTGCCAAAATGGCGACTCGCGACTATGAGCTCTTCAGCTAatgcctttataaatgttttccatATCTTTCACAAGTCGTTTTCTGATTTATTACTCTTAATTTCctgtaaaaaatatgaatatgaaaaaggTTACAAATGATAGGAGgtactttaaaatgataaattggGTCTTATTTAACTATAATGAGTTGATGAAGAATGAGATAGAACGACCAAGCAAACATCTAGGCAAAAAACGTCTGCATTTTTTAACCGCTATCCAACGAGGACAAACTGGTTGTCGCCTTTACAGAGGGTCTTGGCTGTAAATTACTAGTgcaacatatatgtttttatcgtttttgcTGCGTTTTCAAAGTGAACAATGTACTTGTGTATGTTTTAGTTCAAATTTATTGCGCAAAAAAATAATCCATATCTGCCACTATTACAAATAAGGAGTGATTTAGAGGCCTACTtaagaatgttttgaaaaatgtcagttatgaaaacaaaaaacgtAAATTTATTAGAAGTCAAACAATTTGCTCATAACAATGACAAATTATGCAGCTTTCGAtccacttttataaaaaaaaatattacaaattgtttCACTAGATTTTAAACTGACATTTTCACTTGTCAGCACTATTTAAACGTAAGccgtaaacaaatatttgcaacCACTATCCAGACCGACCCTATATTTTCCTCCTGAccatattttttgcattttgatcAATCTGTGGACTATTTTTAGTAATTTCTTAAAGAGACACTCTTAtccaaaatcagtacatacacatatataacaaacatcaattttgactgataaactttagactacttactaaataatgcatttatggaaaatattaattactaataacaagatagtaaccgtgtatttaatagcaaaaagcgcaaaaatattaaatgattggtgaatacttaaagatttactgtgttctactatagtctcataaggtagaaataccgtgtttttatgctcatttctttcaaattaaactcggtatcattcataaaaaccattgtttcgACATCTATTCATCCTTTCTAGAATAATAAAACCATATtattagttgtggtaaatcttatctgagagtaagagtgcatcttttaataAACGAGTTTATTTGAGtgattatgttaaaatttgaccattttgtgtttaaaacttTCTACAATTGTGATATACTCTGATATTTgtcggtttggtacagaatctCTGCTctcaaataaaatatagaaaaaaagttatgcctatctacctacctaccctattaaTTGAGTTTAAGgctaaacattatatatttaacaatgattgtgaagaaagttatgatagcttatactaagtcactctcgttggcacgatgttgcacatgagtgtggtcttgtgttgtgggggaaaccggagtactcggaaaaaaaccccacttgtccggcttggtgaccacgaaccaaTTATTTGGAGTTGTTTCtggaaatttatttttttatctaactTTATagaatgtatttctttttaaaaaaaattcaaaaacgTCCATACAAACTTTCAGTCAATAAACACTTTCAAGTTGACAGCCTTCTGTTTTGCACAAGGacaacacaaatttaaaaaaacaaaacaggcTGCTCTTTCTTTCTCAAAAAGCACAGCCAGAATGTTCGTTGTCAAAAAAGTCAGCGAAAATTAACCAAGTGTGAGAAAGAAATtctcaataaataaattaaaaataaataacgggaatgaaaagaaataaacaacaacaaattatcaTAATTGTCTGTATTATCGATGCTAAACATTTTTCGCAGATCCGATCCCACAATAATTTGTTTCTATTAGTGCCAGTGTAAATTTAACATGTCATTTACGACAATAGCTTCACGAAAACCATTGAGCAGTCAATAAGCCAGAAAATGACCCCAAAACTTGACCAATCGTAGGCTTTCAAGTGCTCTAATGAGATCGGCTATCCACTTTTAAACTGGCATTTCCAAATATGCACCCCTGTCATATTGATTTAATACGGGTGACACGCAACAAAATACCGAAAAATAAAGGTGATGAATTTATTTGCTAATGTATGGAAGCGTCATAGTGccacatgttataatatttttgagAGATATTATGAGATAGGTTTAATTAGAAAATTAATTCCAAGATAGCGTAGACTGTGACACTAGGGCGCTCCCGTAGAAATGGTAAAAATAGAATTCAGATTCTGACAGGCAATCGGGCAGCGAAGCTATCAATATTAGGAGTTAAATGACCTGCCCCTTGGAATTCCCTGGGTTGCGGCTCAGCATACCAGGGGTTACATAACCTGCCCCAGGGAATTCTCCGAGTTTTGGCTCAGCATATCAGGGGTTACATAACCTGCCCCTGGGGGTTCTCTGAGTTTTGGCTCAGCATATCAGGGGTTACATAACCTGCCCCTGGGGGTTCTCTGTGTTTTGGCTCAGCATATCAGGGGTTACATGACCTGCCCCTGGGGGTTCTCTGTGTTTTGGCTCAGCATATCAGGGGTTACATGACCTGCCCCTGGGGGTTCTCTGTGTTTTGGCTCAGCATATCAGGGGTTACATAACCTGCCCCTGGGGATTCTCTGAGTTTTGGCTCAGCATATCAGAGGTTACATAACCTGCCCCTGGGGATTCTCTGAGTTTTGGCTCAGCATATCAGGGGTTACATGACCTGCCCCTGGGGGTTCTCTGTGTTTTGGCTCAGCATATCAGGGGTTACATGACCTGCCCCTGGGGATTCTCTGAGTTTTGGCTCAGCATATCAGGGGTTACATGACCTGCCCCTGGGGATTCTCTGAGTTTTGGCTCAGCATATCAGGGGTTATATATCCTGCCCCAGGGGATTCTCTGAGTTTTGGCTCAGCATATCAGAGGTTACATAACCTGCCCCAGGGAATTCTCCCAATTTTTGGCTCAGCATATCAGGGGTTACATGACCTGCCCCTGAGATTCTCCGAGTTTTGGCTCAGCATATCAGGGGTTACATAACCTGCCTTTGGGATCTCTCCGAGTTTTGACCCAGAATATCAGGGGTTATATGACCTGCCCCAGGGGATTCTCTAATTTTTTGCTCAGCATATCAGGGGTTATATATCCTGCCCCAGGGGATTCTCTGAGTTATGGCTCAGCATATCAGCGGTTACATAACCTGCCCCAGGGGATTCTCTGAGTTTTGACTCAGCATACCAGGGGTTACATGACCTGCCCCTGGGGAACCTCCGAGTTATGGCTCAGCATATCAGGGGTTACATGACCTGCCCCTGGGGAACCTCCGAGTTATGGCTCAGCATATCAGGGGTTACATAACCTGCCCCAGGGGATTCTCTGAGTTATGACTCAGCATATCAGGGGTTACATAACCTGCCCCAGGGGATTCTCTAGGCTATGGCTTGGCATATCAGGGGTTACATGACCTGCCCCTGGGGATTCTCTGAGTTTTGGCTCAGCATATCAGGGGTTACATGACCTGCCCCTGGGGATTCTCTGAGTTTTGGTTTAACATATCAGCGGTTACATGACCTGCCCCTGGGAATTCTCCGAGTTTTGGCTCAGCATATCAGGGGTTACATAACCTGCCTTTTGGATCTCTCCGAGTTTTGACCCAGAATATCAGGGGTTATATGACCTGCCCCAGGGGATTCTCTAATTTTTTGCTTAGCATATCAGGGGTTATATATCCTGCCCCAGGGGATTCTCTGAGTTATGGCTCAGCATATCAGCGGTTACATAACCTGCCCCAGGGGATTCTCTGAGTTTTGGCTCAGCATATCAGGGGTTACATGACCTGCCCCTGGGGAACCTCCGAGTTATGGCTCAGCATATCAGGGGTTACATGACCTGCCCCTGGGGAACCTCCGAGTTATGGCTCAGCATATCAGGGGTTACATGACCTGCCCCTGGGGAACCTCCGAGTTATGGCTCAGCATATCAGGGGTTACATAACCTGCCCCTGGGGATTCTCTGAGTTATGACTCAGCATATCAGGGGTTACATAACCTGCCCCAGGGGATTCTCTAGGCTATGGCTTGGCATATCAGGGGTTACATTACTTGCCCCTGGAGATTTTTTGAGTTTTCGCTCAGCATATCAGGGGTGACATGACCTGCCCCTGGGGATTCTCTGAGTTTTGGTTTAACATATCAGCGGTTACATGACCTGCCCCTGGGAATTCTCCGAGTTTTGGCTCAGCATATCAGGGGTTACATAACCTGCCCCTGGGGGTTCTCTGTGTTTTCGTTCATCATAACAAGGGTTACATAACCTGCCCCTGGGGTTTATCTGAGTTTCGGCTCACTCAGCATATCAAGGGTTACATGACCTGCCCCTGGGGATTCTCCGAGTTTTGGCTCAGCATATCAGGGGTTACATAACCTGCCCCAGGGGGTTCTCTGTGTTTTCGTTCATCATAACAAGGGTTACATAACCTGCCCCTGGGATTTATCTGAGTTTCGGCTCACTCAGCATATCAGCGGTTACATGACCTGCCCCTGGGGATTCTCTGAGTTTTGGCTCAGCATATCAGGGGTTACATAACCTGCCCCTGGGGATTCTCTGAGTTTTGGCTCAGCATATCAGGGGTTACATAACCTGCCCCAGGGGATTCTCTGAGTTTTGGCTCAGCATATCAGGGGTTACATAACCTGCCCCTGGGAATTCTCCGAGTTTTGGCTCAGCATATCAGGGGTTACATAACCTGCCCCTGGGGGTTCTCTGAGTTTTGGCTCAGCATATCAGGGGTTACATAACCTGCCCCTAGGGACTCTCTGAGTTTTGGCTCAGCATATCAGGGGTTACATAATCTGACACTGTGGTTTATCCAAGTTTTGGCTCAAACCAACCGCTTATTAGTACCAGGGCGCGCCTTGCCTTCGAAGGATAATCGAGCCGTAGTCTTTCAAATTCGACAAGATAAATTTGTACTGTAAAATGCATGTGTACATTATCTAATTCTTTAATTCTGTACACGCAGAAAAATAGGTATATTTGTGCTATGAATTGTCTCATTGGTCCTAAAAGACGGAAATATGTCTTGTTTGTCGGTTCATGATTTGTCCTCCTTCAATTTGTCAATATCAGGACACGTTTTCGACTTTCAAGACCTACAGACGACATATTGAGTAACAAAAACGGGTACAGGTTAAAAGGCTCTAATAACGCACATTCCGTGCACATCATGGTGTGTACAGAAAGTATTAGATATGGTTACATCTTCTGTATATCGTACTGCTGGAGATAGCGCTGAAAAAATGGTTCAAAATAGGAGCAAAACAAGTATTAAAGAATATCCAAGTTATAACTATACCGGGACGAACCAAGTAATaaggaaaaacaaatgtttaaacttcaCAAGGACATCCCCAGTTGAAATAACACCGAGGTTTAAACTAAACAGGGATAGGCCCAATAGCAAACCGTTACTGTGTTCAAAATATACAGACACCAAGTACTTACGAGTACCTATCTCAAACGACACATGAATAAACGAAAAATGGTACTATGTACCGTAGGTTTGCAAGTGCTTATTGTTAACCACATCACCTACACTAGATTGCAGGTCCTGATTGTCAACCACATCACTTACACTTGATTGCAAGTCCTGATTTTCAACCACATCAACCACATCACCTGCACCAAATTGCAGGTCCTGATTGTCAACCACATCACCTACGCGAGATTGCAGGTCCTGATTGTCAACCACACCACCTACACTAGATTGCAGGTCCTGATTGTCAACCACATCTCCTGCACTAGATTGCAGGTCCTGATTGTCAACCACATCACCTACACTAGATTGCAGGTCCTGATTGTCAACCACATCACCTACACTAGATTGCAGGTCCTGATTGTCAACCACATCACCTACACTAGATTGCAGGTCCTGATTGTCAACCACATCACCTACACTAGATTGCAGGTCCTGATTGTCAACCACATCACCTACACTAGATTGCAGGTCCTGATTGTTAACCACATCACCTACACTAGATTGCAGGTCCTGATTGTCAACCACATCACCTGCACTAGATTGCAAGTCCTGATTTTCAACCACATCACCTGCACCAAATTGCAGGTCCTGATTGTCAACCACATCTCCTGCACTAGATTGCATGTCCTGATTCTCTACCACATCTCCTGCACAAGATTCAGGTCCTGATTGTCAACCACATAACCTACACTAGATTGCAGGTCTTGATTGTCAACCACATCACCTACACTAGATTGCAGATCCTGATTGTCAACCACATCACCTACACTTGATTGCTGGTCTTGATTGTCAACCACATCACCTACACTAGATTGCAGGTCCTGATTGTCAACCACATCACCTGCACTAGATTGCAGGTCCTGATTGTCAACCACATCACCTGCACTAGATTGCAGGTCCTGATTGTCAACCACATCACCTGCACTAGATTGCAAGTCCTGATTTTCAACCACATCACCTACACTAGATTGAAGGTCCTGATTATCAATCACATCACCTACACTAGATTGCAAATCCTGATTGTCAACCACATCACCTGCACTAGATTGCAAGTCCTGATTTTCAACCACATCACCTGCACTAGATTGCAGGTCCTGATTGTCAACCACATCACCTACACTAGATTGCAGGTCCTGATTGTCAACCACATCACCTACACTAGATTGCAGGTCCTGATTGTCAACCACATCACCTACACTAGATTGCAGGTCCTGATTGTCAACCACATCACCTACACTAGATTGCAGGTCCTGATTGTCAACCACATCACCTACACTAGATTGAAGGTCCTGATTTTCAACCACATCACCTACACTAGATTGCAGGTCCTTATTGTCAACCACATCACCTACACTAGATTGCATGTCCTGATTGTCAACCACATCACCTACACTAGATTGCAGGTCCTGATTTTCAACCACATCACCTACATTATATTGCAGGTCCTGATTGTCAACCACATCACCTACACTAGATTGCAGGTCCTGATTGTCAGCCACACCACCAACACTAGATTGCAGGTCCTGATTGTCAACTACATCACCTACACTAGATTGCAGGTCCTGATTGTCAACTACATCACCTACACTAGATTGAAGGTCCTGATTATCAACCACATCTCCTGAACTAGATTGCAGGTCCTGATTGTTAACCACATCACCTACACTAGATTGCAGGTCCTGATTGTCAACCACATCACCTACACTAGATTGCAGGTCCTGATTGTCAACCACATCTCCTGCACTAGATTGCAGGTCCTGATTGTCAACCACATCACCTACACTAGATTGAAGGTCCTGATTGTCAACCACATCTCCTGCACTAGATTGCAGGTCCTGATTGTCAACCACATCACCTACACTAGATTGCAGGTCCTGATTGTCAACCACATCACCTACACTAGATTGCAGGTCCTGATTGTCAACCACATCACCTACACTAGATTGCAGGTCCTGATTGTCAACCACATCACCTACACTAGATTGCAGGTCCTGATTGTCAACCACATCACCTACACTAGATTGCAGGTCCTGATTGTCCGTCACATCCCTGGTttgttgtacatttttttaaaggtatGCATAATAGCAAGGTCAGCAAGTCTACATATAcaagtttaaagataaattttGCAAGCAACTCTaaaaccaaacagcaactgaGACGTGTGCCGGCAGTTAAACGTATTATATTTCAAGACACGCTTATGAAGTAACTGGTACACATACGAGCTCCACTTATGATATAAATTGTTATACAATGCAAACATGTATACAACGGTAACATGAtatgtttacaattaaaacttgacagtaatattatattacaatgtaccaataaaaacagaaattcTTATAGGCACAAAAAGGATAGACCAACAAACACACTAACAGGATGTAAGATCGTTTTATACTTTGCATGCTGAGAGATAATATAAGAAAAATGCTTTATGTATTACATGTTACTGATTTGATTTAAGATACTGCAATAACAATATTTAGACGACGTAAATATGCGTCTGAGATGAACTTACATAAATTAGTTTGAACTGTATAATTCGTGATTTGCATGAGATCAATGAATTTCATCATACTAGGCCAGACTAAAAATAtccttttaaatatgttttatgtatatcgACAAGTTAAAGAGCATGTACACGTCGCGTGCCACAACCTCTCCATTGTTTTGTGGTAACAAGCGTACTCTTGTTACGAATTGTTGCGGAGTTCTGTTGTAGTACCACACGTATGTGTAGttatagaagaagaagaagacgaagAAGACGAAAAcgaagacgaagaagaagaagaagaaagaagaaagaaaaaagaagaaaaaagaaggGGAAAAAAAGAAGAGGAAAGAAGAAGAcggagaagaagaagaagaagaagaagaagaagaagaagaagaagaagaagaagaagaagaagaagaagaagaagaagaaagaaaaaagaagaaagaaaaaaaagaaaaagaagaagaaaggaGAAGgagaaaagaagaagaaaaagaagacgAGGAGGTGGAGGAtgaagagaagaagaagaagaagaagaagaagaagaagaagaagaagaagaagaagaagaagaagaagaagaagaagaagaagaagaagaaaaaaagacgaacaagaacaaaaagaagaagaaaaggaagaagaagaacaacaaagAGAAGaagcagaagaagaagaaaaaaaaacacaacaacaaccataacaacagcaataacaacaacaacaacaaccacaacaacaaccacaaccacaacaacaaaaacaacaacaacaacttctATTCACtatcaatacaacatatattaTCGAATTAGGTCAATATTACCCAtgattcaaacatttcaataaatgcagTGAAAGTAATTTAAATGAGTTTGACATATGTTTGAAAACCTAAATGACTTTAATGGGATATACTTCGGTGATATagattgaaaataattgtgaacTGCCGAAAGATTTAGATTCGCATGTTTGATTTACAAGTTCTAtctataaaattatgatttgtAAATTGTCAAAATGGCAGGTTTATACTGTCACAAAAATTAAATCGACCAGCTATTAATCTCATCATTGATGATTAAATTGATATGTGTCGGACTATCTTTGTAGTGTAACGAAGTATCATTTGCGTAAAACGTTTTCATCAGGAAAAAAAATGATGGAAGCTTTGATCGGAGTACATTAAACGTATTGAAATAGATTAGTTTGAATGCTGTTcgaataattaattaatgaacatCTGATACGAATAATGTATATGAACCTTTATCTAACACATGATGAAACATAACGTTACAGACATAAGCGTTTCATGAATGTATTTGTGTATGCATATTAGGAAAGATTATTATGAGTTTATGTCAGTGTCGGTTAAAGGGGCACTCTTATcgaaagatgcactcttacttccacataagatttaccacaattaatactattgttttaatattccaaaagataaataaatgtcgaaaacaatggttcttatgaaggccaccgagtttaatttgaaagaaatgtgaataaaacacggtatttctaccatatgagactattatagatcacagtaaatcttttagcattcaccaatcatttaatattttttgcgttttcagctattaaatacacggttacaatcttgttatcagtaattaatattttccacatatgtattatttaataagtagttaaaggtttatcactcaaaatttatgtttgctatatatgcatgtgtatgtattgattttgaataagagtgtcaccttaaaatcaatacatttacaGTCGAGACCCGTCGGCTCGATATCCCAAGGACCGACCAAAATACTTCtagcctcgcgaatatcgagccaagcggaaatgtttataatgagaaaaacaaaatcggtcctttacatccaattcgagccaacgagaaattcgagccaagcgatatcgaacCAACGGGTCTcgactgtacatgtataacaaacataagaattaagtgataaacctttaactacttactaaataatgtatttaaggaaaatattaattactgatagcaaattgtaaccgtgtatttttaaaaaacgcgcaaatattaataactggtGGGTCCAAAAAGAGTTGCATTAGTcaacaaatgtttcaaaaggTAGAAATTCCGTGTTTAATGCACCGATACAGTATCATTCATAAAaaccactgttttcgatattcattcatttcggtaaattaaaacaattgtattatttgagctacatcttatttgggagtaagagtgcatctttaaac
The DNA window shown above is from Mya arenaria isolate MELC-2E11 chromosome 6, ASM2691426v1 and carries:
- the LOC128237931 gene encoding uncharacterized protein LOC128237931; its protein translation is MGRYPYTDQFPYTDPYLNLYTYMDPHPYPYIHQPNPVHGRFPYTDQYPYPFPYPYTHKDQYPHRYPYPYTNTNPYADPDVTDNQDLQSSVGDVVDNQDLQSSVGDVVDNQDLQSSVGDVVDNQDLQSSVGDVVDNQDLQSSVGDVVDNQDLQSSAGDVVDNQDLQSSVGDVVDNQDLQSSAGDVVDNQDLQSSVGDVVDNQDLQSSVGDVVNNQDLQSSSGDVVDNQDLQSSVGDVVDNQDLQSSVGDVVDNQDLQSSVGGVADNQDLQSSVGDVVDNQDLQYNVGDVVENQDLQSSVGDVVDNQDMQSSVGDVVDNKDLQSSVGDVVENQDLQSSVGDVVDNQDLQSSVGDVVDNQDLQSSVGDVVDNQDLQSSVGDVVDNQDLQSSVGDVVDNQDLQSSAGDVVENQDLQSSAGDVVDNQDLQSSVGDVIDNQDLQSSVGDVVENQDLQSSAGDVVDNQDLQSSAGDVVDNQDLQSSAGDVVDNQDLQSSVGDVVDNQDQQSSVGDVVDNQDLQSSVGDVVDNQDLQSSVGYVVDNQDLNLVQEMW